The Deltaproteobacteria bacterium region TAACGGCCTTGTGCACGACGAGATGAGTTCCATACTCACGAAGGCACGCGGATAATCCGAATAATGGTGAAACTTCTTTTAAGGCTCATAGCGCTAAGCGCTGCGATATTCTCAATACCTTATGTGCTCCCGGGTGTAAAGGTCGAGAGTATTAGCACGGCCGTGGTCGCGGCGTTGGTGCTTGCGGTATTAAATGTATCGCTTCGGCCTGTTTTGAAGATACTGACATTTCCGATTAATTTTTTGACCCTCGGGCTCTTTACTCTTGTCATTAATACGGTCATATTGTTGCTTGTTGAGTTCGCTGTCGAGGGGTTTGAGATAGTGGGGTTCTGGGAGGCCTTTGTTGCGGCCATTTTTATCAGTGTTTTCAATATGTTACTTAGGATTATCTTTGTTAAGAAAACCAAGTACGATTATGACGACGATGACGATGACGAAGACGACGATGACGATGAAAAAAAATGATTTGCCGGTGCTTGTAAATGTACGGTTATAAATACGAGTGAGGCATCTTTTTTGCGCGTCCCGGGAAAAAAACCTTGACAAGAGTATGGTTTTTAGTTATAAATATTAAATTCTATTCCAGCCTCTTAAGGGGTTTGAGGCATGCGTATGTCTTTTTTAGGTTTACGGGCTGGCGTAGCTCAATGGCAGAGCAGCTGATTTGTAATCAGCAGGTTGCGGGTTCAAATCCCACCGCCAGCTCCACTAACTTGTTGTTTTCCTTCGTTCTATAGTTTGGACGGAGTTTTGTAGTCAATATATATATTCTCGATGACGCTCAACGACGGTTGCGGGAAGTTTTTTTCACAGGCTGCCCGTGTTGTGGTGTTTTATTTTTTTTTGTCGGGTAAGAGACGGAGGAGTACCCGAGTGGCCAAAGGGGGCAGACTGTAAATCTGCTGGCTCCGCCTACGAAGGTTCGAATCCTTCCTCCTCCACCAGTTCTCGGTTTTATCGCGCTATCGGGCGCGTTTGATGGAAAGAAGGTTTCACGGCGCGGTTTACAGGCGCGCTGCATTTTGACGGCAGTATCGAACAGCGCGGGTGTAGTTCAATGGTAGAACTCCAGCCTTCCAAGCTGGATGCGTGGGTTCGATTCCCATCACCCGCTCCAGAGTTTGGGGCCGCGAAGGGTGTTTGCGGAGATTTTTTAGATGCGCGGTCTTTTTTGATGTCAGAGCCGGTGGGCGCTCTGCTTGGGATGGGGCCGGATATAAGCAAGCGTTAGCATCCCGTAATGCGCATCATG contains the following coding sequences:
- a CDS encoding phage holin family protein; this translates as MVKLLLRLIALSAAIFSIPYVLPGVKVESISTAVVAALVLAVLNVSLRPVLKILTFPINFLTLGLFTLVINTVILLLVEFAVEGFEIVGFWEAFVAAIFISVFNMLLRIIFVKKTKYDYDDDDDDEDDDDDEKK